A section of the Oryza sativa Japonica Group chromosome 1, ASM3414082v1 genome encodes:
- the LOC4324336 gene encoding THO complex subunit 2 isoform X2 encodes MSPPLQAPDYKHVTEECLREWKGQPAAAAAFRVPDPVPMARFLYELCWAVVRGDLPPQKCRVALDSVEFVEEAQRGEVGSVLADIIAHLGQDVTISGEYRSRLVKMTKSFVESSLIAPRLLQERCEEEFLWEVELSKSKGQDLKAKEVRVNTRLLYQQTKFNLLREESEGYAKLVTLLCQIGSDLACQNSSSVTMSIIKSLIGHFDLDPNRVFDIVLECFELYPDNTIFCQLIPLFPKSHAAQILGFKFQYYQRLDVNSTVPPGLFRIAALLVKSGFIDLDSLYAHLLPNDDEAFEHFDSFVTRKIDEASNIGKINLAATGKDLMDDEKQEITIDLYTALEMENDIIDERAPEIEKNQKLGLLLGFLSVHDWDHAQLLFERLARLNPVEHVEICDSLFRLIERSISSVYDIIFQTHYKMPRNPVYMMDTSPSSSQSFSVDPPKEFFQMLSACGPYLHRNTQLFQKVCRVLKAYHLSAKESIRTAGVMSPDSRIEEALGSCLLPSLQLIPANPAVDMEIWGVLSLLPYETRYRLYGEWEKDTEQNPIVLAARQTAKLDTRRLLKRLAKENLKQLGRMVAKLAHANPMTVLRTIIQQVEAYRDMITPVVDAFKYLTQLEFDILQYIVIERLAQGGREKLKDDGLNLSDWLQCLASFWGHLCKKHHSVELRSLFQYLVNQLKKDTGIELVVLEELIQQMANVQYTENMTEEQVDAMAGSETLRLQASSLFGSTRNSKVLTKSTNKLRDSLLPKEEPKLAIPLLLLIAQHRSKIIINADATYIKMVSEQFDRCHGILLQYVEFLSTAVTPTTYVQLIPPLEDLINKYHIEPDVAFLIYRPVMRLFKSTNGGDTYWPLDDNEEGESVSCDDLILHPDTSHKSIMWSDLLSTVRNTFPAKTWNGLSPDLYATFWGLTLYDLHFPKDRYDAEIKKLHENLKQLEDNSDNSSIAISRRKKDKERIQDLLDKLNNESHKHQQHIASVLQRLGREKVKWLNSSPDALKINMEFFQRCIFPRCVFSMQDAVYCAMFVQTLHSLETPFFNTVNHIDVFICKTLQPMICCCTEYEAGRLGRFLHETLKMAYRWKSDESLYERECGNKPGFAVYIRYPNSQRVSYSQFVRVHWKWSGRITKVLNQCMESKEYMEIRNALIVLTKISSIFPVIRKSGVNLEKRVAKLKGDEREDLKVLATGVAAALAARKSSWLSEEEFGMGLLDLKQGPAKIVPGNQSADPLTAKDQSVRAKSIEGRHERSEAAMKPDAQQKKNALAANGSDNQMPSSSAQGKVSGIIRGSDEPPKLLSDEGVKVSKPTAESETRVPQKRVAHNAGKVSKHDMVKEDTKSGKSTNRGVTQQGSSVPVDKEVLSQAADGVQDTTSNSLAASNGNLHTAPRKQKRFVPTEEQDRGTKWRKGESEGRDGDFTEHTDKDRNLDSRLVDKFRPMDHDKSASEEQILSRPEKSKEKADDKYDRDPREKADRTERRRGEDIERPTDKSLERRERSIERMQERGTDRAPDKGREDRNKEERNKVKHAEPSIDRAHPSDERFRGQSLPPPPPLPASFVPQSVGNRRDEDTDRRGGSTRHNQRSSPRRDDKEKWHLEDNAASLQDDGKHRREEDIRDRKREDRDVSSSKVDDRDRDKSSIVKDESDPNSASKRRKIKRDQSGLEAGEYAPSAPQLPSHGTSSSQVFETRERERKGAISQHRISHADDLPRIHGKDSSKTSRREADQVHEREWEEEKRSRTETKRKHRK; translated from the exons ATGTCGCCCCCTCTCCAGGCGCCCGACTACAAGCACGTCACGGAGGAGTGCCTCCGCGAGTGGAAGggccagcccgccgccgccgccgccttccgcgtCCCCGATCCGGTCCCCATGGCGCGCTTCCTCTACGAGCTCTGCTGGGCGGTG GTGCGGGGGGACCTGCCGCCGCAGAAGTGCCGGGTGGCTCTGGACTCGGTGGAGTTTGTGGAGGAGGCGCAGCGAGGGGAGGTCGGCTCAGTACTCGCCGACATCATCGCCCACCTAGGGCAGGAT GTTACAATCTCTGGTGAATATCGCAGCCGTCTTGTCAAAATG ACCAAATCATTTGTGGAGTCGTCATTGATTGCGCCTAGGCTCCTTCAAGAGCGATGCGAG GAAGAGTTCCTCTGGGAGGTTGAACTGAGTAAGTCAAAGGGGCAGGATTTGAAGGCTAAGGAG GTCAGGGTCAACACACGTCTCCTTTATCAGCAAACTAAATTCAACCTTTTAAGAGAGGAAAGTGAGGGCTACGCCAAATTG GTAACCCTCCTTTGTCAAATTGGTTCAGATTTGGCTTGTCAAAATTCTTCTTCAGTTACTATGAGCATTATAAAG TCATTGATTGGGCATTTTGACCTGGACCCAAATCGTGTGTTTGATATT GTTCTGGAATGTTTTGAGCTCTATCCGGATAATACCATCTTTTGTCAGCTTATACCTCTTTTCCCTAAG TCCCATGCTGCTCAAATATTGGGGTTCAAGTTCCAATATTACCAACGATTGGATGTCAATAGCACTGTTCCACCTGGGCTTTTCCGGATAGCAGCTTTGTTGGTCAAATCTGGTTTTATTGACCTTGATAGCCT CTATGCTCATTTACTTCCAAATGATGATGAGGCATTTGAGCATTTTGACTCCTTCGTCACGAGGAAAATCGATGAG GCTAGTAATATAGGCAAAATAAATCTTGCTGCCACTGGGAAGGACCTTATGGATGACGAGAAGCAAGAAATAACTATTGATTTGTACACAGCATTGGAGATGGAAAATGATATAATTGATGAGCGAGCCCCTGAGATTGAAAAGAACCAGAAACTTGGACTTCTTCTTGGTTTCCTGTCAGTTCATGATTG GGATCATGCACAACTCCTCTTTGAGCGTCTTGCACGCCTAAATCCTGTTGAGCATGTTGAAATTTGTGATAGTTTATTTAG ACTTATTGAAAGGAGTATTTCTTCAGTCTATGATATAATTTTCCAAACACATTATAAGATGCCTCGTAACCCTGTTTATATGATGGACACATCACCTTCCTCTTCACAAAGTTTTTCGGTTGATCCGCCGAAAGAGTTTTTCCAAATGCTTTCTGCTTGTGGACCATACCTTCATCGTAACACACAATTATTTCAGAAG GTTTGCAGAGTACTTAAAGCGTACCATCTGTCAGCAAAAGAGTCAATCCGTACAGCAGGTGTAATGTCTCCAGACTCGCGAATTGAAGAAGCACTTGGATCGTGCTTGCTACCATCATTGCAGCTTATACCTGCAAATCCTGCTGTTGATATGGAGATATGGGGagttctttctcttcttccttatGAG ACCCGTTATCGCTTATATGGTGAATGGGAGAAGGATACCGAACAAAACCCAATTGTCCTTGCTGCAAGGCAAACTGCAAAG TTGGATACCAGAAGGCTCTTAAAGCGGCTTGCTAAGGAAAATCTGAAGCAACTTGGCCGCATGGTGGCTAAACTTGCCCATGCAAATCCAATGACAGTACTTCGGACAATTATCCAACAG GTTGAAGCATATAGGGACATGATAACTCCAGTCGTCGATGCTTTTAAATACTTGACTCAG CTGGAGTTTGACATCTTGCAATATATTGTAATTGAACGCTTGGCTCAAGGTGGCCGTGAGAAACTTAAAGATGATGGTCTTAATCTATCTGATTGGCTTCAGTGTCTTGCATCATTCTGGGGGCACCT GTGCAAGAAGCATCATTCGGTGGAGCTAAGAAGCCTTTTTCAGTACCTTGTTAATCAGCTGAAGAAAGACACAGGCATTGAGCTTGTTGTACTCGAG GAACTCATTCAGCAAATGGCAAATGTGCAATACACTGAGAACATGACTGAGGAGCAGGTTGATGCTATGGCAGGGAGTGAAACATTGCGGCTTCAAGCTTCATCACTATTTGGATCAACAAGAAATTCTAAG gTTCTGACCAAGTCTACAAACAAATTGAGGGATTCTTTGCTTCCAAAAGAAGAACCTAAACTTGCCATTCCCCTTTTACTGCTTATTGCTCAGCATCGATCCAA GATTATAATTAATGCTGATGCCACATATATCAAAATGGTCAGTGAGCAGTTTGATCGGTGCCATGGAATACTACTTCAGTATGTTGAGTTTCTTTCAACTGCAGTAACTCCAACAACTTATGTTCAACTAATACCTCCGCTGGAAGATCTGATTAATAAGTATCATATCGAGCCTGAC GTTGCTTTTCTTATATACCGACCTGTGATGAGACTTTTCAAAAGCACTAATGGAGGTGACACCTATTGGCCTTTGGATGACAATGAAGAAGGGGAGTCTGTATCATGTGATGATCTGATATTGCATCCTGACACATCTCATAAGTCAATCAT GTGGTCTGATCTTCTTAGCACAGTCCGGAACACTTTCCCAGCAAAAACCTGGAATGGTTTATCACCTGATTTATATGCTACTTTCTGGGGGTTAACACTATATGATCTTCATTTCCCCAAAGATCGTTATGATGCAGAAATAAAGAAGCTGCATGAAAATCTTAAACAACTGGAAGATAATTCGGATAACTCTAGTATTGCAATCTCACGACGCAAGAAGGACAAGGAGAGAATCCAAGATTTGCTTGACAAATTGAACAATGAATCACATAAGCACCAACAACACATTGCATCAGTGCTCCAAAGGCTAGGTCGTGAAAAGGTTAAGTGGTTAAATTCCAGTCCAGATGCTCTGAAGATCAACATGGAATTTTTCCAGCGCTGCATATTCCCTCGCTGTGTTTTTAGCATGCAAGATGCTGTGTATTGTGCTATGTTTGTCCAAACACTGCACTCACTCGAGACTCCATTTTTCAACACGGTGAATCATATCGATGTTTTCATCTGCAAAACTCTACAGCCAATGATTTGTTGCTGCACAGAGTATGAGGCTGGCAGGCTGGGAAGGTTTCTTCATGAGACACTGAAGATGGCCTACCGTTGGAAG AGCGATGAATCTTTATATGAGCGTGAATGTGGAAATAAGCCAGGTTTCGCTGTGTACATCAGATATCCAAATAGCCAGCGTGTATCTTATAGCCAGTTTGTTCGA GTTCATTGGAAGTGGAGTGGACGAATAACTAAGGTGCTGAACCAGTGCATGGAATCAAAAGAATACATGGAAATCAGAAACGCCCTTATTGTGCTCACAAAGATATCTAGCATTTTTCCTGTGATACGCAAAAGTGGAGTCAATCTTGAGAAACGT GTTGCTAAGCTGAAGGGGGATGAAAGGGAAGATCTGAAAGTTCTGGCAACTGGTGTAGCTGCTGCTTTGGCAGCCCGCAAG AGCTCATGGCTATCTGAAGAAGAGTTCGGCATGGGTCTCCTTGATCTTAAGCAAGGGCCAGCAAAAATTGTGCCTG GAAATCAATCAGCAGATCCTTTGACAGCAAAAGATCAGAGTGTTCGTGCAAAATCCATTGAGGGTAGGCATGAACGGTCAGAAGCTGCCATGAAGCCTGATGctcaacaaaagaaaaatgccTTGGCTGCAAATGGATCTGATAACCAAATGCCATCTTCTTCTGCACAAGGAAAAGTTTCAGGGATTATACGAGGTTCTGATGAACCTCCCAAACTTCTATCTGATGAGGGAGTTAAGGTTTCAAAGCCTACTGCAGAATCTGAG ACAAGGGTGCCCCAAAAGCGTGTGGCACACAATGCTGGCAAGGTATCTAAGCATGATATGGTAAAGGAAGATACAAAATCTGGGAAATCTACAAACAGAGGTGTTACTCAACAAGGCTCCTCTGTTCCTGTTGATAAAGAAGTATTGTCTCAGGCAGCTGATGGTGTGCAAGATACCACCAGTAATTCTTTGGCTGCTAGCAATGGTAACTTACATACGGCTCCACGGAAG CAAAAGAGGTTTGTTCCTACTGAAGAACAAGATAGAGGAACTAAatggaggaaaggagagagtgAAGGCCGGGATGGTGACTTCACAGAACACACTGACAAGGACAGAAATTTGGACTCGCGATTGGTAGATAAATTTCGTCCCATGGATCATGACAAGAGTGCTAGCGAGGAACAAATCCTAAGTAGGCCAGAGAAATCAAAAGAAAAGGCTGATGACAAATATGACCGGGATCCTAGAGAAAAAGCAGATCGAACTGAGAGGCGTCGAGGGGAAGACATCGAGAGACCAACAGACAAATCATTGGAAAGGAGAGAGCGTTCTATTGAAAGAATGCAAGAAAGAGGGACAGATAGAGCTCCTGATAAAGGAAGAGAAGACAGGAATAAGGAGGAGAGAAATAAAGTTAAGCATGCTGAACCATCCATAGATCGTGCACATCCTTCTGATGAACGGTTCCGAGGACAAAGCTTgccaccacctccacccctTCCAGCAAGTTTTGTACCCCAATCAGTTGGTAACAGGAGAGATGAAGATACCGATCGAAGGGGTGGTAGTACTAGGCATAACCAACGATCATCTCCTAGGCGTGATGATAAAGAAAAGTGGCACTTGGAGGACAATGCTGCGTCGTTGCAGGATGATGGAAAGCACCGGAGAGAGGAAGATATTCGGGACAGAAAGCGTGAAGATAGGGATGTTTCGTCAAGCAAG GTAGATGACCGGGATAGGGACAAAAGTAGTATTGTGAAGGATGAAAGTGATCCTAATAGTGCTTCCAAACGGCGAAAGATCAAGAGAGATCAGTCTGGTTTAGAAGCTGGGGAATACGCACCTTCTGCTCCACAGCTTCCCAGTCATGGAACCAGTAGCTCACAAGTGTTTGAAacacgagagcgagaacgaaagGGGGCAATTTCACAGCATCGGATATCCCATGCTGATGACCTTCCTAGAATACATGGAAAGGACTCGAGCAAGACAAGTCGTAGAGAGGCTGACCA AGTACATGAGAGAGAATGGGAAGAGGAAAAGCGATCAAGAACGGAAACTAAAAGGAAGCACCGGAAGTAG
- the LOC4324336 gene encoding THO complex subunit 2 isoform X1, translated as MSPPLQAPDYKHVTEECLREWKGQPAAAAAFRVPDPVPMARFLYELCWAVVRGDLPPQKCRVALDSVEFVEEAQRGEVGSVLADIIAHLGQDVTISGEYRSRLVKMTKSFVESSLIAPRLLQERCEEEFLWEVELSKSKGQDLKAKEVRVNTRLLYQQTKFNLLREESEGYAKLVTLLCQIGSDLACQNSSSVTMSIIKSLIGHFDLDPNRVFDIVLECFELYPDNTIFCQLIPLFPKSHAAQILGFKFQYYQRLDVNSTVPPGLFRIAALLVKSGFIDLDSLYAHLLPNDDEAFEHFDSFVTRKIDEASNIGKINLAATGKDLMDDEKQEITIDLYTALEMENDIIDERAPEIEKNQKLGLLLGFLSVHDWDHAQLLFERLARLNPVEHVEICDSLFRLIERSISSVYDIIFQTHYKMPRNPVYMMDTSPSSSQSFSVDPPKEFFQMLSACGPYLHRNTQLFQKVCRVLKAYHLSAKESIRTAGVMSPDSRIEEALGSCLLPSLQLIPANPAVDMEIWGVLSLLPYETRYRLYGEWEKDTEQNPIVLAARQTAKLDTRRLLKRLAKENLKQLGRMVAKLAHANPMTVLRTIIQQVEAYRDMITPVVDAFKYLTQLEFDILQYIVIERLAQGGREKLKDDGLNLSDWLQCLASFWGHLCKKHHSVELRSLFQYLVNQLKKDTGIELVVLEELIQQMANVQYTENMTEEQVDAMAGSETLRLQASSLFGSTRNSKVLTKSTNKLRDSLLPKEEPKLAIPLLLLIAQHRSKIIINADATYIKMVSEQFDRCHGILLQYVEFLSTAVTPTTYVQLIPPLEDLINKYHIEPDVAFLIYRPVMRLFKSTNGGDTYWPLDDNEEGESVSCDDLILHPDTSHKSIMWSDLLSTVRNTFPAKTWNGLSPDLYATFWGLTLYDLHFPKDRYDAEIKKLHENLKQLEDNSDNSSIAISRRKKDKERIQDLLDKLNNESHKHQQHIASVLQRLGREKVKWLNSSPDALKINMEFFQRCIFPRCVFSMQDAVYCAMFVQTLHSLETPFFNTVNHIDVFICKTLQPMICCCTEYEAGRLGRFLHETLKMAYRWKSDESLYERECGNKPGFAVYIRYPNSQRVSYSQFVRVHWKWSGRITKVLNQCMESKEYMEIRNALIVLTKISSIFPVIRKSGVNLEKRVAKLKGDEREDLKVLATGVAAALAARKSSWLSEEEFGMGLLDLKQGPAKIVPGNQSADPLTAKDQSVRAKSIEGRHERSEAAMKPDAQQKKNALAANGSDNQMPSSSAQGKVSGIIRGSDEPPKLLSDEGVKVSKPTAESETRVPQKRVAHNAGKVSKHDMVKEDTKSGKSTNRGVTQQGSSVPVDKEVLSQAADGVQDTTSNSLAASNGNLHTAPRKVSASSQKSTLLATHTGGAANSSGESTDLIDSNMKQQKRFVPTEEQDRGTKWRKGESEGRDGDFTEHTDKDRNLDSRLVDKFRPMDHDKSASEEQILSRPEKSKEKADDKYDRDPREKADRTERRRGEDIERPTDKSLERRERSIERMQERGTDRAPDKGREDRNKEERNKVKHAEPSIDRAHPSDERFRGQSLPPPPPLPASFVPQSVGNRRDEDTDRRGGSTRHNQRSSPRRDDKEKWHLEDNAASLQDDGKHRREEDIRDRKREDRDVSSSKVDDRDRDKSSIVKDESDPNSASKRRKIKRDQSGLEAGEYAPSAPQLPSHGTSSSQVFETRERERKGAISQHRISHADDLPRIHGKDSSKTSRREADQVHEREWEEEKRSRTETKRKHRK; from the exons ATGTCGCCCCCTCTCCAGGCGCCCGACTACAAGCACGTCACGGAGGAGTGCCTCCGCGAGTGGAAGggccagcccgccgccgccgccgccttccgcgtCCCCGATCCGGTCCCCATGGCGCGCTTCCTCTACGAGCTCTGCTGGGCGGTG GTGCGGGGGGACCTGCCGCCGCAGAAGTGCCGGGTGGCTCTGGACTCGGTGGAGTTTGTGGAGGAGGCGCAGCGAGGGGAGGTCGGCTCAGTACTCGCCGACATCATCGCCCACCTAGGGCAGGAT GTTACAATCTCTGGTGAATATCGCAGCCGTCTTGTCAAAATG ACCAAATCATTTGTGGAGTCGTCATTGATTGCGCCTAGGCTCCTTCAAGAGCGATGCGAG GAAGAGTTCCTCTGGGAGGTTGAACTGAGTAAGTCAAAGGGGCAGGATTTGAAGGCTAAGGAG GTCAGGGTCAACACACGTCTCCTTTATCAGCAAACTAAATTCAACCTTTTAAGAGAGGAAAGTGAGGGCTACGCCAAATTG GTAACCCTCCTTTGTCAAATTGGTTCAGATTTGGCTTGTCAAAATTCTTCTTCAGTTACTATGAGCATTATAAAG TCATTGATTGGGCATTTTGACCTGGACCCAAATCGTGTGTTTGATATT GTTCTGGAATGTTTTGAGCTCTATCCGGATAATACCATCTTTTGTCAGCTTATACCTCTTTTCCCTAAG TCCCATGCTGCTCAAATATTGGGGTTCAAGTTCCAATATTACCAACGATTGGATGTCAATAGCACTGTTCCACCTGGGCTTTTCCGGATAGCAGCTTTGTTGGTCAAATCTGGTTTTATTGACCTTGATAGCCT CTATGCTCATTTACTTCCAAATGATGATGAGGCATTTGAGCATTTTGACTCCTTCGTCACGAGGAAAATCGATGAG GCTAGTAATATAGGCAAAATAAATCTTGCTGCCACTGGGAAGGACCTTATGGATGACGAGAAGCAAGAAATAACTATTGATTTGTACACAGCATTGGAGATGGAAAATGATATAATTGATGAGCGAGCCCCTGAGATTGAAAAGAACCAGAAACTTGGACTTCTTCTTGGTTTCCTGTCAGTTCATGATTG GGATCATGCACAACTCCTCTTTGAGCGTCTTGCACGCCTAAATCCTGTTGAGCATGTTGAAATTTGTGATAGTTTATTTAG ACTTATTGAAAGGAGTATTTCTTCAGTCTATGATATAATTTTCCAAACACATTATAAGATGCCTCGTAACCCTGTTTATATGATGGACACATCACCTTCCTCTTCACAAAGTTTTTCGGTTGATCCGCCGAAAGAGTTTTTCCAAATGCTTTCTGCTTGTGGACCATACCTTCATCGTAACACACAATTATTTCAGAAG GTTTGCAGAGTACTTAAAGCGTACCATCTGTCAGCAAAAGAGTCAATCCGTACAGCAGGTGTAATGTCTCCAGACTCGCGAATTGAAGAAGCACTTGGATCGTGCTTGCTACCATCATTGCAGCTTATACCTGCAAATCCTGCTGTTGATATGGAGATATGGGGagttctttctcttcttccttatGAG ACCCGTTATCGCTTATATGGTGAATGGGAGAAGGATACCGAACAAAACCCAATTGTCCTTGCTGCAAGGCAAACTGCAAAG TTGGATACCAGAAGGCTCTTAAAGCGGCTTGCTAAGGAAAATCTGAAGCAACTTGGCCGCATGGTGGCTAAACTTGCCCATGCAAATCCAATGACAGTACTTCGGACAATTATCCAACAG GTTGAAGCATATAGGGACATGATAACTCCAGTCGTCGATGCTTTTAAATACTTGACTCAG CTGGAGTTTGACATCTTGCAATATATTGTAATTGAACGCTTGGCTCAAGGTGGCCGTGAGAAACTTAAAGATGATGGTCTTAATCTATCTGATTGGCTTCAGTGTCTTGCATCATTCTGGGGGCACCT GTGCAAGAAGCATCATTCGGTGGAGCTAAGAAGCCTTTTTCAGTACCTTGTTAATCAGCTGAAGAAAGACACAGGCATTGAGCTTGTTGTACTCGAG GAACTCATTCAGCAAATGGCAAATGTGCAATACACTGAGAACATGACTGAGGAGCAGGTTGATGCTATGGCAGGGAGTGAAACATTGCGGCTTCAAGCTTCATCACTATTTGGATCAACAAGAAATTCTAAG gTTCTGACCAAGTCTACAAACAAATTGAGGGATTCTTTGCTTCCAAAAGAAGAACCTAAACTTGCCATTCCCCTTTTACTGCTTATTGCTCAGCATCGATCCAA GATTATAATTAATGCTGATGCCACATATATCAAAATGGTCAGTGAGCAGTTTGATCGGTGCCATGGAATACTACTTCAGTATGTTGAGTTTCTTTCAACTGCAGTAACTCCAACAACTTATGTTCAACTAATACCTCCGCTGGAAGATCTGATTAATAAGTATCATATCGAGCCTGAC GTTGCTTTTCTTATATACCGACCTGTGATGAGACTTTTCAAAAGCACTAATGGAGGTGACACCTATTGGCCTTTGGATGACAATGAAGAAGGGGAGTCTGTATCATGTGATGATCTGATATTGCATCCTGACACATCTCATAAGTCAATCAT GTGGTCTGATCTTCTTAGCACAGTCCGGAACACTTTCCCAGCAAAAACCTGGAATGGTTTATCACCTGATTTATATGCTACTTTCTGGGGGTTAACACTATATGATCTTCATTTCCCCAAAGATCGTTATGATGCAGAAATAAAGAAGCTGCATGAAAATCTTAAACAACTGGAAGATAATTCGGATAACTCTAGTATTGCAATCTCACGACGCAAGAAGGACAAGGAGAGAATCCAAGATTTGCTTGACAAATTGAACAATGAATCACATAAGCACCAACAACACATTGCATCAGTGCTCCAAAGGCTAGGTCGTGAAAAGGTTAAGTGGTTAAATTCCAGTCCAGATGCTCTGAAGATCAACATGGAATTTTTCCAGCGCTGCATATTCCCTCGCTGTGTTTTTAGCATGCAAGATGCTGTGTATTGTGCTATGTTTGTCCAAACACTGCACTCACTCGAGACTCCATTTTTCAACACGGTGAATCATATCGATGTTTTCATCTGCAAAACTCTACAGCCAATGATTTGTTGCTGCACAGAGTATGAGGCTGGCAGGCTGGGAAGGTTTCTTCATGAGACACTGAAGATGGCCTACCGTTGGAAG AGCGATGAATCTTTATATGAGCGTGAATGTGGAAATAAGCCAGGTTTCGCTGTGTACATCAGATATCCAAATAGCCAGCGTGTATCTTATAGCCAGTTTGTTCGA GTTCATTGGAAGTGGAGTGGACGAATAACTAAGGTGCTGAACCAGTGCATGGAATCAAAAGAATACATGGAAATCAGAAACGCCCTTATTGTGCTCACAAAGATATCTAGCATTTTTCCTGTGATACGCAAAAGTGGAGTCAATCTTGAGAAACGT GTTGCTAAGCTGAAGGGGGATGAAAGGGAAGATCTGAAAGTTCTGGCAACTGGTGTAGCTGCTGCTTTGGCAGCCCGCAAG AGCTCATGGCTATCTGAAGAAGAGTTCGGCATGGGTCTCCTTGATCTTAAGCAAGGGCCAGCAAAAATTGTGCCTG GAAATCAATCAGCAGATCCTTTGACAGCAAAAGATCAGAGTGTTCGTGCAAAATCCATTGAGGGTAGGCATGAACGGTCAGAAGCTGCCATGAAGCCTGATGctcaacaaaagaaaaatgccTTGGCTGCAAATGGATCTGATAACCAAATGCCATCTTCTTCTGCACAAGGAAAAGTTTCAGGGATTATACGAGGTTCTGATGAACCTCCCAAACTTCTATCTGATGAGGGAGTTAAGGTTTCAAAGCCTACTGCAGAATCTGAG ACAAGGGTGCCCCAAAAGCGTGTGGCACACAATGCTGGCAAGGTATCTAAGCATGATATGGTAAAGGAAGATACAAAATCTGGGAAATCTACAAACAGAGGTGTTACTCAACAAGGCTCCTCTGTTCCTGTTGATAAAGAAGTATTGTCTCAGGCAGCTGATGGTGTGCAAGATACCACCAGTAATTCTTTGGCTGCTAGCAATGGTAACTTACATACGGCTCCACGGAAGGTATCAGCATCCTCCCAAAAATCAACACTGTTGGCTACACATACTGGTGGAGCAGCTAATTCCTCTGGTGAATCTACTGACTTGATTGACTCTAATATGAAACAGCAAAAGAGGTTTGTTCCTACTGAAGAACAAGATAGAGGAACTAAatggaggaaaggagagagtgAAGGCCGGGATGGTGACTTCACAGAACACACTGACAAGGACAGAAATTTGGACTCGCGATTGGTAGATAAATTTCGTCCCATGGATCATGACAAGAGTGCTAGCGAGGAACAAATCCTAAGTAGGCCAGAGAAATCAAAAGAAAAGGCTGATGACAAATATGACCGGGATCCTAGAGAAAAAGCAGATCGAACTGAGAGGCGTCGAGGGGAAGACATCGAGAGACCAACAGACAAATCATTGGAAAGGAGAGAGCGTTCTATTGAAAGAATGCAAGAAAGAGGGACAGATAGAGCTCCTGATAAAGGAAGAGAAGACAGGAATAAGGAGGAGAGAAATAAAGTTAAGCATGCTGAACCATCCATAGATCGTGCACATCCTTCTGATGAACGGTTCCGAGGACAAAGCTTgccaccacctccacccctTCCAGCAAGTTTTGTACCCCAATCAGTTGGTAACAGGAGAGATGAAGATACCGATCGAAGGGGTGGTAGTACTAGGCATAACCAACGATCATCTCCTAGGCGTGATGATAAAGAAAAGTGGCACTTGGAGGACAATGCTGCGTCGTTGCAGGATGATGGAAAGCACCGGAGAGAGGAAGATATTCGGGACAGAAAGCGTGAAGATAGGGATGTTTCGTCAAGCAAG GTAGATGACCGGGATAGGGACAAAAGTAGTATTGTGAAGGATGAAAGTGATCCTAATAGTGCTTCCAAACGGCGAAAGATCAAGAGAGATCAGTCTGGTTTAGAAGCTGGGGAATACGCACCTTCTGCTCCACAGCTTCCCAGTCATGGAACCAGTAGCTCACAAGTGTTTGAAacacgagagcgagaacgaaagGGGGCAATTTCACAGCATCGGATATCCCATGCTGATGACCTTCCTAGAATACATGGAAAGGACTCGAGCAAGACAAGTCGTAGAGAGGCTGACCA AGTACATGAGAGAGAATGGGAAGAGGAAAAGCGATCAAGAACGGAAACTAAAAGGAAGCACCGGAAGTAG